One genomic segment of Arachis duranensis cultivar V14167 chromosome 4, aradu.V14167.gnm2.J7QH, whole genome shotgun sequence includes these proteins:
- the LOC107483520 gene encoding probable hexosyltransferase MUCI70 — protein MEGDLQKSLSLRPNRRGDRNNQTASDKDSEAGFLSSGWASQDGYPVKIVWRKGFIRLVLVAGILWMLLILVALLFHIWSCQSTVSFLSVMCNKESKVYYMLDTMGLVSKPHRCPIPVANNPDKIIIPNGRTSDKIVKKLSYVMEDEISHNGSQSSPLFGGHISWKQREESFKLKSNMKVHCGFIQGGGADMDPVDIKYVKKCKFVVASGIFDGYDLPHQPSNISDRSKKLFCFLMAVDEVSLKFIRENATVKVDNDGGKWVGIWRLILLKHPPYDEPRRNGKVPKILTHRMFPEAQYSIWIDGKMELIVDPLLMLERYLWRGKHSFAIAQHKHHRSIYEEADANKRRKRYARPLIDLHMKIYYYEGMKEWNPKKGTASDVPEGAIILREHTAMNDLFSCLWFNEVHLFTPRDQLSFGYVAYRLGESFNFFMFPNCEYNSLFVLHPHTREHSSPIEWVKRLDELKNSNLRETRGGLGLFTPYPGNLKSVVLPNVTRTSKAG, from the exons ATGGAAGGCGATCTTCAGAAGTCTTTGTCCTTGCGCCCCAATCGTAGAGGAGACCGAAATAATCAAACCGCATCTGATAAAG ATTCAGAAGCGGGTTTCCTTTCTTCAGGGTGGGCCTCCCAAGATGGTTACCCGGTTAAGATTGTTTGGAGGAAGGGGTTTATTCGGTTGGTTCTTGTTGCAGGGATCCTGTGGATGCTATTAATTCTTGTTGCATTGTTGTTCCATATATGGTCTTGTCAATCTACTGTCTCCTTTTTATCAG TTATGTGTAACAAAGAAAGCAAGGTTTACTACATGTTAGACACTATGGGACTTGTATCAAAACCTCACA GGTGCCCTATTCCTGTTGCCAACAACCCTGATAAAATTATTATCCCAAATGGAAGAACTTCTGACAAAATTGTTAAAAAGTTATCATATGTTATGGAAGATGAAATTTCACATAATGGTTCTCAATCATCTCCTCTATTTGGAGGCCATATAAGTTGGAAGCAGAGGGAGGAAAGTTtcaaactaaaatcaaatatgaAG GTGCACTGTGGATTTATCCAAGGCGGTGGTGCTGACATGGATCCTGTAGACATCAAATATgtcaagaaatgtaaatttgttGTTGCATCTGGCATTTTTGACGGCTATGATCTACCTCATCAACCATCAAATATAAGTGACCGCTCCAAGAAGCTCTTTTGCTTTCTTATGGCGGTGGATGAAGTATCTCTGAAATTCATTAGGGAAAATGCTACTGTCAAAGTAGACAATGATGGTGGAAAATGGGTAGGAATTTGGCGTCTTATTCTTCTTAAGCATCCACCTTATGATGAACCAAGAAGGAATGGGAAGGTTCCCAAGATTTTAACTCACAGAATGTTCCCTGAAGCACAATATAGCATATGGATAGATGGTAAAATGGAGCTGATAGTTGATCCATTGCTAATGCTTGAGAG ATATCTATGGCGTGGGAAGCATTCATTTGCCATTGCCCAACATAAGCATCACCGCAGTATATACGAAGAGGCAGATGCAAACAAAAGGCGAAAGCGATATGCACGACCCCTCATTGATCTCCACATGAAAATCTACTATTATGAGGGAATGAAGGAATGGAATCCAAAAAAAGGGACTGCTAGTG ATGTGCCAGAGGGAGCAATCATACTCCGAGAACACACTGCGATGAACGACTTGTTTAGCTGCTTGTGGTTCAATGAGGTTCATCTCTTCACACCAAGAGATCAACTTAGTTTTGGATATGTTGCTTACAGATTAGGGGAGTCATTCAACTTCTTCATGTTTCCAAACTGTGAATATAATTCACTGTTTGTGTTGCACCCTCACACAAGAGAGCACTCTTCTCCCATTGAATGGGTTAAACGGTTGGATGAACTCAAGAATAGCAACTTAAGAGAAACTAGAGGAGGATTAGGTTTATTCACCCCTTATCCAGGGAATCTTAAATCTGTTGTTCTGCCAAATGTAACAAGAACATCTAAAGCAGGCTGA